In Myxococcus stipitatus, the following are encoded in one genomic region:
- a CDS encoding glycoside hydrolase family 1 protein, with product MRTPEETFPTHFTFGVATSAYQVEGGIENDWAEWERAGKLKEPHARCGRAVDHWRRYEEDYALAKAVGATAFRISLEWARIEPERGRFDEAALEAYRERLLKMKAQGLRPVVTLHHFTHPSWFHRETPWHLPQSVPTFRRYARRCAALLEGLDALVISFNEPMVLLLGGYLQGAIPPGIADGALTMRALENMVRAHAAARQELLERLGRVELGISQNMLAFTPDRWWHPLDRALVRLASPAYNHAFHEALASGHLRVNMPGVASTRVSIPEARDSVEFIGVNYYSRAHLRFVPRPPFIEFKYRDTRGRGLTDIGWEDWPEGFLQTLRDVKRYGRPVWITENGIDDRAGSRRPHYLHSHLAQVLAARAEGVDVQGYLYWSLLDNFEWLEGWGPRFGLYHVDFDTLERRPTPACDYFRAVATQRRLVAPGSSL from the coding sequence ATGCGGACTCCTGAAGAGACCTTCCCCACCCACTTCACCTTCGGCGTCGCGACGTCCGCGTACCAGGTGGAGGGCGGAATCGAGAACGACTGGGCGGAGTGGGAGCGCGCGGGGAAGCTCAAGGAGCCCCATGCGCGTTGCGGGAGGGCGGTGGACCACTGGCGCCGCTACGAGGAGGACTACGCGCTGGCGAAGGCGGTGGGCGCCACCGCGTTCCGCATCTCCCTGGAGTGGGCGCGCATCGAGCCGGAGCGGGGCCGCTTCGACGAGGCGGCGCTGGAGGCGTACCGGGAGCGGCTCCTCAAGATGAAGGCCCAGGGCCTGCGACCTGTCGTGACGCTGCACCACTTCACCCACCCGTCCTGGTTCCATCGGGAGACGCCGTGGCACCTGCCCCAGAGCGTGCCCACCTTCCGGCGGTACGCCCGACGGTGCGCCGCCCTCCTGGAGGGGCTGGACGCGCTGGTCATCTCGTTCAACGAGCCCATGGTGCTGCTGCTCGGCGGCTACCTGCAGGGGGCCATTCCGCCGGGCATCGCCGACGGGGCGCTCACGATGAGGGCCCTGGAGAACATGGTGCGCGCCCACGCGGCGGCAAGGCAGGAGCTGCTCGAGCGGCTGGGCCGGGTGGAGCTGGGCATCTCCCAGAACATGCTCGCCTTCACGCCGGACCGGTGGTGGCACCCGCTGGACCGCGCGCTGGTGCGCCTGGCCTCCCCCGCCTACAACCACGCCTTCCATGAGGCGCTGGCCTCGGGCCACCTCCGGGTGAACATGCCCGGTGTCGCCTCCACCCGCGTCTCCATCCCCGAGGCCCGGGACTCGGTGGAGTTCATCGGGGTGAACTACTACAGCCGCGCGCACCTGCGCTTCGTGCCGCGCCCGCCCTTCATCGAGTTCAAGTACCGCGACACCCGCGGCCGGGGCCTCACCGACATCGGCTGGGAGGACTGGCCGGAGGGCTTCCTCCAGACGCTGCGCGACGTGAAGCGCTACGGGCGGCCGGTGTGGATTACGGAGAACGGCATCGACGACCGCGCGGGCTCGCGCCGGCCCCACTACCTGCACTCGCACCTGGCCCAGGTGCTGGCCGCCCGCGCCGAGGGCGTGGACGTGCAGGGCTACCTCTACTGGAGCCTGCTCGACAACTTCGAGTGGCTGGAGGGCTGGGGGCCGCGCTTCGGCCTCTACCACGTCGACTTCGACACGCTCGAGCGCCGGCCCACCCCCGCCTGCGACTACTTCCGCGCCGTGGCCACCCAGCGCAGGCTCGTCGCCCCCGGTTCTTCTCTGTAA
- the dusB gene encoding tRNA dihydrouridine synthase DusB, whose product MLSLGPYSLPNPYVLAPMAGVSEMPFRVLAFRMGAALCPTELVSSQGLMRANQRTLMYLRFDAQVEKPYSLQLYGGDPEAMGRAAEVGKSHGAQLLDVNMGCPVKKVTKNGAGSALLSDPPRAAAIVRAMREASGLPVTCKIRSGWDAGSRNYLQMAAALQEAGCAGLAIHPRTREQGYSGQADWSVIADVKRHFPQLPLFGNGDVRTPEDARRMLETTGCDFVMIGRAALGNPWIFRELAGGEPPSPEERCALVLEHFHAHVAFVGDALGAVRSFRRHLGWYAHGLAGAASFRARVNVMDAPEAVADAVRAFFSAADTDRSASTHEEQDVDYRAALG is encoded by the coding sequence GCTCGCCTTCCGCATGGGCGCGGCCCTCTGCCCCACCGAGCTCGTCAGCTCCCAGGGCCTGATGCGGGCCAACCAGCGCACCCTCATGTACCTGCGCTTCGACGCCCAGGTGGAGAAGCCCTACTCGCTCCAGCTCTATGGAGGGGACCCGGAGGCCATGGGCCGCGCCGCCGAGGTGGGCAAGTCCCACGGCGCGCAGCTGCTCGACGTGAACATGGGCTGTCCGGTCAAGAAGGTGACGAAGAACGGGGCGGGCAGCGCGCTCTTGAGCGACCCGCCCCGCGCCGCCGCCATCGTCCGCGCCATGCGCGAGGCGTCCGGCCTGCCCGTCACCTGCAAGATTCGCTCGGGCTGGGACGCCGGCTCGCGCAACTACCTCCAGATGGCCGCGGCCCTCCAGGAGGCGGGGTGCGCGGGGCTCGCCATCCACCCGCGCACCCGGGAGCAGGGCTACTCGGGCCAGGCGGACTGGAGCGTCATCGCCGACGTGAAGCGCCACTTCCCGCAGCTGCCCCTGTTCGGCAACGGGGACGTGCGCACGCCCGAGGACGCCCGGCGCATGCTGGAGACCACCGGCTGCGACTTCGTGATGATTGGCCGCGCGGCGCTGGGCAATCCGTGGATTTTTCGCGAGCTGGCCGGAGGCGAGCCTCCCTCGCCCGAGGAGCGGTGCGCCCTGGTGCTGGAGCACTTCCACGCGCACGTGGCCTTCGTCGGGGACGCGCTGGGGGCGGTGCGCTCCTTCCGCCGGCACCTGGGCTGGTACGCCCATGGGCTCGCGGGGGCCGCCTCCTTCCGGGCGCGCGTCAACGTGATGGACGCGCCGGAGGCGGTGGCGGACGCGGTGCGCGCCTTCTTCTCCGCCGCGGACACGGACCGCTCCGCGTCCACGCACGAGGAGCAGGACGTGGACTACCGGGCCGCGCTGGGCTGA